A genomic segment from Chitinophaga niabensis encodes:
- a CDS encoding class I SAM-dependent methyltransferase, with the protein MSVKSHYDNHLAAFYAWMTGNFETKQKEQEAYFVSKHIAPFANQAAIDLGAGHGLQTVSLANLGYTVYAVDFNQHLLSELNARTKGRPVRTVLGNIANSSQYSMEAELIVCMGDTLTHLDSPEQVSVLIREWYNMLLHKGKLVLSFRDLTQALENEERFIPVKADDDRIHTCFLEYFPGFVRVFDMLLEKQSGQWIQKVSSYQKLRLGVEQVKMMLTAAGFFVHDHEVISRMHYLVAIKRNE; encoded by the coding sequence ATGAGTGTAAAATCCCACTATGACAACCACCTGGCAGCCTTCTATGCCTGGATGACAGGTAATTTCGAGACAAAACAAAAAGAACAGGAAGCCTATTTCGTCAGCAAACACATCGCGCCTTTTGCTAACCAGGCTGCTATTGACCTGGGGGCAGGACATGGATTACAGACGGTTTCACTCGCCAATCTCGGGTATACTGTCTATGCTGTGGATTTCAACCAGCATCTGTTATCCGAACTGAATGCCCGTACAAAAGGTCGCCCGGTAAGAACAGTCCTTGGCAACATCGCCAATAGCAGCCAGTATTCCATGGAAGCGGAGCTGATCGTTTGTATGGGTGATACACTCACACACCTGGATAGTCCTGAACAGGTTTCTGTTCTGATCAGGGAATGGTATAACATGCTGCTGCACAAAGGGAAGCTGGTGCTTTCTTTCCGTGATCTTACACAGGCATTGGAAAATGAAGAAAGGTTTATTCCTGTTAAGGCAGATGATGACCGGATCCATACCTGCTTCCTGGAATATTTCCCTGGTTTTGTAAGGGTGTTCGACATGTTGCTGGAAAAGCAGAGCGGGCAATGGATCCAAAAGGTGAGCAGCTATCAGAAACTGCGGCTGGGGGTTGAGCAGGTGAAGATGATGCTAACGGCAGCCGGATTTTTTGTGCATGATCATGAAGTGATCAGCCGGATGCACTACCTGGTGGCTATTAAGAGGAATGAATAA
- a CDS encoding radical SAM/SPASM domain-containing protein: MYVSLRRNLKQWFYHTPVIWRSIETLQGLAYMLDYYYYYKLPGHQQRLSLREINIEFASQCNLRCKFCSLDHFKPREIISKETLKIFLEQLLEDDRFRKVEVINLHNGGEILLHPKRIEMLEVLKAYKHKAKQRNRKFPEIRMLTNGMLLRENLSAQIIALDVIDVIGVSFDGGTPELFEEMRTNAVWDKFYENIRAFHRLNQEADHRTKMYAITCIPHDKPLNIHWMHPQFQALYQLLDWYELRRLHNWAGEVSGLSFRQKKYKIGCSMLMKQLVLLPNGDVTVCCSDLNSKGVIGNIKEKDVISIYKSRERMQYLDLLLRGRKSELALCSNCETF, translated from the coding sequence ATGTATGTCAGCTTACGAAGGAACCTGAAGCAATGGTTCTATCATACACCTGTGATCTGGAGATCCATTGAAACGTTGCAAGGCCTGGCTTACATGCTGGACTATTATTACTACTATAAATTACCCGGCCACCAGCAGCGGCTGAGCCTCCGCGAGATCAATATTGAATTTGCAAGTCAGTGTAACCTTCGATGTAAATTCTGTTCGCTGGACCATTTCAAACCCCGCGAGATCATCAGCAAAGAAACCCTCAAAATTTTCCTGGAGCAGTTATTGGAAGATGACCGTTTCAGGAAAGTAGAAGTGATCAACCTGCACAATGGCGGAGAGATCCTGCTGCATCCTAAGCGGATTGAAATGCTGGAGGTACTGAAAGCGTATAAACACAAGGCAAAGCAACGGAACAGGAAATTCCCTGAGATCAGGATGCTTACCAATGGCATGCTGCTCAGGGAAAATCTTTCCGCGCAGATCATTGCGCTGGATGTGATCGATGTGATAGGTGTAAGTTTTGATGGCGGTACACCGGAGCTTTTTGAAGAGATGCGCACTAATGCAGTATGGGATAAGTTCTATGAGAATATCCGGGCATTCCACAGGCTCAACCAGGAGGCGGACCATAGAACGAAGATGTATGCCATTACCTGTATACCACATGATAAACCTCTGAACATTCACTGGATGCATCCACAATTCCAGGCACTCTATCAACTGCTGGACTGGTATGAATTACGCCGCCTGCACAACTGGGCGGGAGAAGTAAGCGGACTGAGCTTCCGGCAGAAGAAATATAAAATAGGTTGCAGTATGCTGATGAAACAATTGGTATTACTGCCTAATGGAGACGTAACTGTTTGCTGCAGCGATCTGAATTCGAAAGGAGTGATAGGGAATATAAAGGAGAAGGATGTTATATCTATTTATAAATCCAGGGAGCGGATGCAGTACCTGGACCTTCTGTTGAGAGGCCGAAAAAGCGAACTGGCCCTATGTTCCAATTGCGAAACATTTTAA
- the coaD gene encoding pantetheine-phosphate adenylyltransferase gives MQRICLFPGTFDPVTLGHTDIIDRALPLFDELVIGIGINSSKVPMFTVEQRVEWIREIYKHEPRIKVASYEGLTVNFCKEIKARFILRGIRYVSDFEYEKAIADINRKLEHEVETIFLTCSPEYSTIASTLVRDVIRYKGDAAQFLPDVVANSINLKPSI, from the coding sequence ATGCAACGTATCTGCTTATTCCCAGGAACCTTCGATCCCGTTACCCTTGGTCATACCGATATTATAGACCGCGCCCTGCCTTTGTTTGATGAACTGGTGATAGGTATTGGTATCAATTCCAGCAAAGTGCCCATGTTCACTGTTGAGCAGCGGGTGGAATGGATCAGGGAGATCTATAAACATGAGCCAAGGATCAAAGTGGCCTCCTATGAAGGACTGACAGTGAATTTCTGCAAAGAGATCAAAGCCCGGTTCATCTTACGTGGTATCCGTTATGTGAGCGACTTCGAATATGAAAAAGCCATCGCGGACATCAATCGTAAGCTGGAACATGAAGTAGAAACTATTTTCCTTACCTGTTCTCCTGAATATTCTACCATTGCTTCCACGCTTGTGCGTGATGTGATCCGTTATAAAGGAGATGCCGCGCAGTTCCTGCCGGACGTTGTAGCGAATTCGATCAATCTCAAACCTTCTATATGA
- a CDS encoding Hsp20/alpha crystallin family protein: MTLVKFNQQPVKTLSGIMDDIFNGKFINKDFATSDFFGAHAPVNIRETKDAYALDVVAPGFEKGDFKINLDGQTLTISSEKKTEQKVENEKQIRREFSFRSFSRSFTLDENVDADKINAKYDNGVLKLTLPKKEAKQEAAKEIIVA; encoded by the coding sequence ATGACACTCGTAAAATTCAATCAACAACCGGTTAAGACCCTTAGCGGCATCATGGACGATATTTTTAATGGCAAGTTCATTAATAAGGACTTCGCTACTTCGGATTTCTTTGGCGCTCACGCACCCGTGAACATCCGTGAAACAAAAGATGCTTATGCATTGGATGTAGTAGCCCCTGGTTTTGAAAAAGGTGATTTTAAGATCAACCTGGACGGCCAGACCCTGACGATCAGCTCTGAAAAGAAAACTGAACAGAAAGTGGAGAATGAAAAACAGATCCGCAGGGAATTCAGCTTCCGCTCCTTCTCCCGGTCTTTTACCCTGGATGAAAATGTGGATGCAGACAAGATCAATGCTAAATACGACAACGGCGTTCTGAAACTGACCCTGCCTAAGAAAGAGGCAAAACAGGAAGCTGCAAAAGAAATTATAGTTGCATAG
- a CDS encoding WbqC family protein — protein MTEQSENKTLIIESQYFPPICFYKTLIEADILKIERYEHYQKVSFRNRCYIAGPNGKILLSVPLSKGKNQRTIMKDVRISNVENWQGLHWKTLTSAYRRSPWFEYFENDLEGLYEKKFDFLLDWNMACLEWANKVLGISKEILLTDGFEKSYDPAAGILDKRDHFVPGQDQEGLPTYAQVFGERTGFFPNLSILDLLFCEGKRGLELLK, from the coding sequence ATGACAGAACAGTCCGAAAACAAAACTTTAATTATTGAATCTCAATACTTTCCACCAATTTGTTTTTATAAAACTTTAATTGAAGCAGATATATTAAAGATCGAGAGATATGAACACTACCAGAAGGTCAGTTTTCGCAATCGTTGTTACATTGCTGGACCTAATGGAAAGATCCTCCTGAGCGTTCCCCTATCGAAAGGAAAAAATCAGCGGACAATTATGAAGGATGTTCGGATCAGTAATGTTGAAAATTGGCAGGGCTTACATTGGAAGACTTTAACTTCCGCTTATCGCCGGTCCCCCTGGTTTGAATATTTTGAAAATGACCTCGAAGGGTTGTATGAGAAAAAATTCGATTTCCTCCTGGATTGGAACATGGCCTGCCTGGAATGGGCCAACAAGGTCCTGGGCATTTCAAAGGAGATCCTGTTGACTGATGGTTTCGAGAAGTCATACGACCCGGCTGCCGGCATCCTCGATAAAAGGGATCACTTTGTACCCGGCCAGGATCAGGAAGGGCTCCCAACCTATGCCCAGGTATTTGGGGAACGGACCGGCTTCTTCCCGAACCTTAGCATCCTCGATCTGTTATTCTGTGAAGGAAAAAGGGGATTGGAACTATTGAAGTGA
- a CDS encoding hotdog fold thioesterase, whose amino-acid sequence MKSIWFSLDISLDQLNEMGKGNMAELLGMEFTEIGPDCLRAMMPVDHRTKQPYGLLHGGASAALAETVGSVASALIIDPEKQICVGLEINANHVRGIKEGYVHALVKPLHIGGSTHVWDIRITDDQHKLVCVSRLTVAVLPKRDV is encoded by the coding sequence ATGAAATCAATCTGGTTCTCGCTGGACATATCGCTGGACCAGCTCAATGAAATGGGCAAAGGCAACATGGCTGAACTCCTGGGTATGGAGTTTACAGAGATCGGCCCTGATTGCCTGCGTGCCATGATGCCGGTGGATCATCGTACCAAACAACCTTATGGGTTATTACACGGGGGTGCTTCTGCTGCGCTGGCTGAAACAGTGGGCAGTGTTGCGTCTGCACTGATCATTGATCCGGAAAAGCAGATCTGTGTGGGGCTGGAGATCAACGCGAATCATGTTCGCGGGATCAAAGAAGGGTATGTGCATGCTTTGGTGAAACCATTGCATATAGGCGGTTCCACGCATGTATGGGATATACGGATCACGGATGATCAGCATAAACTGGTATGCGTGAGCAGGCTCACAGTGGCGGTATTGCCGAAGCGGGATGTTTAG
- a CDS encoding heavy-metal-associated domain-containing protein, translating into MRIIQLVLVLLLTGAGVSMAQVKKGTLATAKIKVPSVQCNMCKDAIQRYFLKEEGVKSMVVDVKKKEATVKYYTDRTNIENIKTGIANAGYDADDVTANPDSYNDLPKCCKKPEDGGGPLNPKKKD; encoded by the coding sequence ATGCGTATTATTCAATTAGTGCTTGTGCTTTTGCTCACCGGAGCAGGAGTTTCAATGGCCCAGGTGAAGAAAGGCACTCTGGCAACTGCAAAGATCAAAGTACCTTCAGTTCAGTGTAACATGTGTAAGGATGCCATTCAGCGTTACTTTCTGAAAGAAGAAGGCGTGAAATCAATGGTAGTGGATGTGAAGAAGAAAGAAGCGACTGTAAAATATTATACAGACCGCACAAACATTGAGAATATTAAAACAGGGATTGCTAACGCGGGATATGATGCGGACGATGTAACAGCAAATCCTGATTCTTATAATGATCTGCCCAAGTGCTGCAAGAAACCGGAAGATGGTGGCGGGCCACTGAATCCAAAGAAGAAAGATTAA
- a CDS encoding FecR domain-containing protein, which translates to MDNKQHIPITEDLLAKYLAGEAGPEEAIAIDSWLEALPENRQTFDQLVKVWENATLSSYQKPDVDREWERFSQKQSPKKRTYTWLAVAASIVCLIAIYKLLPPGKRNPEIILLQAQKDISRDTLPDNSYVVMPPGSEITYPATFASRQIKLKGEGYFEVQPSSQSPFIVETDELKIQVLGTAFNVKTTPEQIIVQVNNGAVLVSSKTKTITLREGQGCIYNRASRTFDTVSIAENGRNNYAYATRELHFQHTSLSEVVRQVSKAYNVEIRLENEKTADCRISTTFENKSLSYVLDVITASLDLQYRTEGNVIYINGDECN; encoded by the coding sequence TTGGATAACAAACAGCACATACCAATTACCGAAGATCTGCTTGCGAAATACCTGGCCGGAGAGGCCGGGCCGGAGGAAGCGATCGCGATCGACAGTTGGCTGGAGGCCCTTCCTGAAAACCGGCAAACCTTCGATCAGCTGGTGAAAGTATGGGAAAATGCAACACTTTCCTCCTACCAAAAACCTGATGTCGACCGGGAATGGGAGCGCTTTTCCCAAAAACAGTCACCAAAGAAAAGGACTTATACCTGGTTGGCGGTGGCAGCGAGCATTGTGTGCCTGATAGCGATATATAAATTATTACCTCCGGGAAAAAGAAACCCGGAAATCATTTTACTGCAGGCCCAAAAGGATATTTCACGCGATACTTTACCTGACAATTCTTATGTAGTAATGCCTCCCGGCAGTGAGATAACCTACCCGGCAACCTTTGCTTCCCGGCAGATCAAATTAAAAGGAGAAGGTTACTTTGAGGTACAGCCTTCTTCCCAAAGTCCATTTATAGTTGAAACGGACGAGCTGAAGATCCAGGTATTAGGCACAGCCTTCAATGTAAAGACCACACCGGAACAGATCATCGTGCAGGTAAATAATGGAGCAGTGCTGGTATCCAGCAAAACGAAGACTATAACCCTCAGGGAAGGGCAAGGATGCATCTATAACCGCGCCAGTCGTACATTTGATACGGTTTCGATAGCGGAAAATGGCAGGAATAACTATGCTTATGCCACCCGGGAACTGCATTTTCAACATACCTCTCTGAGCGAGGTAGTCCGGCAGGTGTCCAAAGCCTATAATGTGGAGATCAGGCTTGAAAATGAAAAGACGGCGGACTGCCGCATCAGTACCACATTTGAAAACAAGTCTTTATCCTATGTACTGGATGTGATCACTGCTTCCCTTGATCTTCAATACCGGACTGAAGGAAATGTAATTTATATTAATGGGGATGAATGTAACTAG
- a CDS encoding RsmD family RNA methyltransferase codes for MRIVGGTMGGRKINPPANMPHTRPTTDIAKGGLFNIIENNLDISSLKTLDIFGGTGAISYELASRGATDQTIVEKDNAMADFIAKTAEMLDVKLKLHRMDVFKYLQQCTEQFDFIFAGPPYQLGTIDDLPKIVFERQLLKPEGWFVLEHTPRNNYKQFSYYRSERNYGTTIFSIFINREELRKPSAGE; via the coding sequence ATGCGTATAGTAGGAGGAACAATGGGTGGCAGAAAGATCAATCCGCCTGCCAATATGCCGCATACCCGCCCAACGACGGATATTGCGAAAGGAGGCCTGTTCAACATCATCGAAAACAACCTGGATATTTCCTCCCTCAAAACGCTGGATATCTTTGGCGGTACCGGTGCTATCAGTTATGAACTGGCATCCCGTGGCGCAACAGATCAGACGATTGTGGAAAAGGATAATGCCATGGCTGATTTTATTGCCAAAACAGCGGAAATGCTGGATGTGAAACTGAAGCTGCACCGGATGGATGTATTCAAATACCTTCAGCAGTGTACGGAACAGTTTGATTTCATTTTTGCAGGCCCTCCCTACCAACTGGGCACAATCGACGATCTGCCGAAGATCGTTTTTGAGCGGCAGCTGCTGAAGCCGGAAGGCTGGTTTGTGCTGGAGCATACACCGCGCAATAATTACAAACAGTTCAGTTATTACCGCTCAGAAAGAAATTACGGAACCACCATATTTTCCATATTCATTAACCGGGAAGAATTGAGGAAACCCTCAGCCGGCGAATAA
- the pyrE gene encoding orotate phosphoribosyltransferase produces MNKISEKQVAEKLLQIQAVKLSPAKPFTWASGWKSPIYCDNRTVLSFPYVRDYIKSELSNTVFESFPDAAVIAGVATAGIPHGALVADQLKLPFIYVRSKPKEHGMGNQIEGVLQPGQPVVVIEDLISTGKSSLEAVQAIRAAGGEVIGMVSIFNYGFDIAVKAFEAAGVTYKSLSNYSALIELAVEKGLVSATEQETLQAWRSAPDVWGK; encoded by the coding sequence ATGAACAAGATCAGCGAAAAACAGGTAGCAGAGAAACTACTTCAGATTCAGGCCGTTAAGCTAAGCCCGGCAAAGCCTTTTACCTGGGCATCCGGATGGAAGTCTCCCATCTACTGCGACAATCGTACGGTATTGTCCTTCCCATATGTCCGCGATTACATCAAATCGGAATTATCCAATACCGTATTTGAAAGTTTCCCGGATGCTGCAGTGATTGCAGGTGTAGCTACCGCAGGCATCCCTCACGGTGCCCTGGTGGCGGACCAGTTGAAACTTCCTTTTATCTATGTGCGTTCCAAACCAAAAGAACATGGCATGGGCAACCAGATAGAAGGTGTATTACAACCCGGGCAGCCGGTAGTAGTGATAGAAGACCTTATTTCCACCGGTAAAAGCAGCCTGGAAGCAGTTCAAGCTATCCGTGCAGCAGGAGGAGAAGTGATTGGTATGGTGTCCATTTTTAATTATGGATTCGATATAGCTGTAAAAGCATTTGAAGCAGCCGGCGTTACCTATAAATCGCTCAGTAACTACAGTGCGCTGATAGAACTGGCCGTGGAAAAAGGCCTGGTTTCTGCTACAGAACAGGAAACCCTCCAGGCCTGGCGTTCTGCTCCCGATGTTTGGGGGAAATAA
- a CDS encoding nuclear transport factor 2 family protein has product MKRYYAIPFILLLICSYPAQAQSSEEEAVKSAIQQLFDGMRKGDSAMVKGAFADKAILQTVQNKKDSTTAIVSLTLAQFLVAVGTPHTDVWDERITFDKILIDGSLACVWTPYRFFLNDQFSHCGVNSFQLYRSGTGWKIIYLVDTRRKDKCL; this is encoded by the coding sequence ATGAAACGTTATTATGCGATCCCCTTCATTTTATTACTTATATGTTCTTATCCAGCGCAGGCGCAGTCTTCAGAGGAGGAAGCAGTAAAAAGTGCCATTCAGCAACTCTTTGACGGCATGAGGAAGGGCGATAGCGCAATGGTAAAGGGTGCGTTTGCAGATAAGGCTATCTTGCAAACCGTTCAGAATAAAAAAGACAGTACAACAGCCATAGTTTCACTAACCCTAGCACAATTTTTGGTGGCAGTGGGAACTCCTCACACGGACGTGTGGGATGAGCGGATCACGTTTGACAAGATATTGATCGACGGATCGTTAGCATGTGTATGGACTCCCTATCGTTTTTTCCTCAACGACCAGTTCTCCCATTGCGGGGTGAATTCTTTTCAGTTATACAGATCGGGAACGGGCTGGAAGATCATCTACCTGGTAGATACCCGCAGAAAGGACAAATGCCTGTAA
- a CDS encoding LEA type 2 family protein, protein MKRFQFGILVLLVWGTISSCGKMKDLEFLRVASFNFDNLSFSKSTVRMELAYYNPNNFSLRLKDAEFDVFLDDRKVGHSLQDTLIDIPARDTFYFPVKLDVDMGHVFQNILGALTNKEVTIKASGNCKVGKKGIFLPFPIKCETKQKLDFL, encoded by the coding sequence ATGAAAAGGTTTCAATTTGGCATCCTGGTGCTCTTAGTTTGGGGGACGATCAGTTCCTGCGGGAAGATGAAAGACCTGGAATTTCTCCGGGTAGCCAGCTTTAATTTTGACAATCTGAGCTTTTCAAAAAGCACGGTTCGGATGGAATTGGCCTATTACAATCCCAATAATTTTTCCCTTCGATTGAAGGATGCCGAGTTCGATGTTTTCCTGGATGACCGAAAAGTGGGTCACTCCCTTCAGGATACCCTGATCGATATTCCGGCCAGGGATACTTTCTATTTTCCGGTAAAACTGGATGTGGATATGGGGCATGTTTTTCAAAATATCCTGGGGGCGCTAACCAATAAAGAGGTCACAATTAAGGCATCCGGAAATTGTAAAGTGGGGAAAAAAGGGATCTTTCTACCCTTCCCGATCAAATGTGAAACCAAGCAAAAACTCGATTTTCTCTGA
- a CDS encoding BrxA/BrxB family bacilliredoxin, with protein MYPAELVMPMKAELTDNGFEELLTPAKVDETLSKAGTTLVMINSVCGCSAGTARPGVLMAVATSEKKPDRLTTSFAGFDGDAVKQIRTHLLPYPPSSPAIALFKDGQLVHFIERHMIEGRSAQLIATNLLAAFDEYC; from the coding sequence ATGTACCCTGCGGAACTCGTGATGCCTATGAAGGCAGAATTAACAGATAATGGTTTTGAAGAATTGCTGACACCTGCAAAGGTGGATGAAACCTTATCTAAGGCAGGCACAACCCTGGTAATGATCAACTCTGTTTGTGGTTGTTCAGCCGGTACTGCCCGTCCTGGTGTTTTGATGGCTGTGGCTACCAGTGAAAAGAAACCAGACAGGCTGACGACCAGCTTTGCCGGTTTTGATGGAGATGCTGTAAAGCAGATCCGTACACACCTGCTGCCGTACCCTCCATCTTCACCTGCTATTGCATTGTTTAAAGACGGACAACTGGTGCATTTCATAGAACGTCACATGATTGAAGGACGTTCAGCACAATTGATCGCAACCAATTTGCTGGCTGCGTTTGATGAATATTGTTAA
- a CDS encoding NUDIX hydrolase yields the protein METPVNIYINERPIVIAGTQTKLDPKYLGAPTLFSPTEKEIEQTVTLLDQDELPMAVFRHSAPETVFANVKAQFTVYEAAGGVITNPDNEVLLMFRRGKWDLPKGKWDDGETLEECALREVREETGLHTVKLGHKITETFHYYPLKQKKILKHSHWYRMYFTGTELTVAQIEEDILDIQWIRPENLGKYMQYSYQNIIDVLLKAGYKL from the coding sequence ATGGAAACACCCGTTAATATATATATCAACGAAAGGCCCATCGTTATAGCAGGCACTCAAACTAAACTCGATCCAAAATATTTAGGTGCTCCCACCCTCTTTTCTCCCACGGAGAAAGAGATTGAGCAAACTGTTACACTCCTGGACCAGGATGAACTCCCGATGGCTGTGTTCCGCCATTCTGCACCTGAAACGGTGTTTGCCAATGTAAAAGCACAGTTCACGGTTTATGAAGCTGCGGGCGGTGTTATAACAAATCCGGATAATGAAGTATTATTGATGTTCAGAAGAGGGAAATGGGACCTCCCCAAAGGAAAATGGGATGATGGAGAAACACTGGAAGAGTGTGCCCTGCGTGAAGTTCGGGAAGAGACCGGCTTACATACCGTTAAGCTGGGGCATAAGATCACGGAAACTTTCCATTACTATCCGCTTAAGCAAAAGAAGATCCTGAAGCACAGTCACTGGTACCGGATGTATTTTACAGGAACGGAATTAACAGTGGCACAGATAGAAGAGGATATCCTGGATATTCAATGGATCCGGCCGGAGAACCTGGGAAAATACATGCAATATTCCTATCAGAATATCATCGATGTACTGCTGAAAGCAGGCTATAAACTATAA
- a CDS encoding RNA polymerase sigma-70 factor has product MAHAFRQLFITHYEKLHRYAFTLLKNEATANDAVQSVFTRLWEKQGAIILDEGIKNYLYRSIHNHCLNIIRQGNNKEKYTLYQAHNNHKTSFSGEPEEQMIARELQTRIREAMESLPAQCKVVFLKSREEGKKYTEIAAELNISIKTVEAQMGKALKILREKLQEYLVILIILLY; this is encoded by the coding sequence ATGGCCCATGCCTTTCGGCAGCTTTTCATAACTCATTATGAAAAACTGCATCGTTATGCATTCACCTTACTGAAAAATGAAGCCACTGCCAATGACGCTGTTCAGTCGGTTTTTACCAGGTTATGGGAGAAACAGGGAGCGATTATTTTAGACGAGGGCATTAAAAATTACCTGTACCGCAGTATCCACAACCACTGCCTGAACATCATCCGGCAGGGAAACAATAAGGAAAAGTATACTTTATACCAGGCACATAACAACCATAAAACATCCTTTTCCGGAGAGCCGGAGGAACAAATGATTGCCCGGGAATTGCAAACACGCATCCGGGAAGCCATGGAATCCCTCCCCGCGCAGTGCAAAGTTGTATTTTTAAAAAGCCGGGAGGAAGGGAAAAAGTATACCGAGATAGCTGCTGAACTGAATATTTCTATAAAAACAGTGGAGGCACAAATGGGCAAGGCATTAAAAATATTACGGGAGAAGTTGCAGGAATACCTGGTCATTCTTATTATTCTCCTTTATTAA
- a CDS encoding type III PLP-dependent enzyme domain-containing protein has protein sequence MNNTYTDLVHQTFEFPQEGFEVKDNNLLFNGLDIRALIDKYGTPFKLTYLPKIGMQINRAKKMFQDAIKKNKYDGNYYYCYCTKSSHFSFIMEETLKHQVHIETSFAYDLDIVTKLYERKKITKDVFVICNGYKTKTYTRSIAKLINSGFKNVLPVLDNKEELDDYSKFIRSKDPVKLGIRIAAEEEPTFDFYTSRLGIASRDILEFYVDKLKGNPKFELKMLHFFMNKGIKDDIFYWSQFNKVLNLYCQLKKICPELESINLGGGFPIKHSLGFDYDYAYIVNEIVANIKSVCKKNKVEVPDIYTEFGSFTVGESGAVIYSVLGEKQQNDRESWYMIDSSFITTLPDTWGIGEKFLMLPINKWDQEYQEVHLGGLTCDGYDFYTSEEHINAVFLPKLTNAKEPLYIGFFHTGAYQDQLSGYGGIKHCLIPSPKHVIVGQDKNGQLKDWLYAKEQTSQSMLKILGY, from the coding sequence ATGAACAACACCTACACGGACCTCGTTCACCAAACCTTTGAATTCCCGCAAGAGGGTTTCGAAGTGAAGGATAACAATCTGCTATTTAATGGATTGGATATCCGGGCCTTGATTGATAAGTATGGAACACCGTTCAAGTTGACCTACCTTCCCAAAATCGGAATGCAGATCAACAGGGCAAAGAAGATGTTTCAGGACGCAATTAAGAAGAATAAGTATGACGGTAATTATTATTACTGCTATTGTACTAAAAGTTCCCACTTCTCCTTTATAATGGAGGAGACCCTGAAGCATCAGGTTCATATAGAAACTTCCTTTGCTTACGACCTGGACATTGTGACCAAGTTGTACGAAAGGAAGAAGATCACGAAAGATGTGTTTGTGATCTGCAACGGTTATAAAACAAAAACTTATACCCGCAGTATCGCTAAACTGATCAATAGCGGTTTTAAAAATGTACTGCCGGTATTAGATAATAAAGAGGAGCTGGATGACTACTCCAAATTCATCAGGTCTAAAGACCCGGTTAAGCTCGGGATCCGGATAGCCGCAGAAGAGGAGCCGACATTTGACTTTTATACCTCCCGTTTGGGAATCGCCTCCAGGGACATCCTCGAGTTTTACGTGGATAAGCTGAAGGGGAATCCGAAGTTCGAGCTGAAAATGCTCCACTTCTTTATGAACAAGGGGATCAAAGACGATATCTTTTACTGGAGCCAGTTCAATAAAGTATTAAACCTTTATTGTCAGCTGAAGAAGATCTGTCCGGAACTGGAGAGCATCAACCTCGGCGGTGGCTTCCCGATCAAACACTCCCTGGGTTTTGATTACGATTATGCTTACATCGTGAACGAGATCGTAGCCAATATCAAGAGCGTTTGTAAAAAGAATAAGGTAGAGGTGCCGGATATCTACACTGAGTTCGGTTCCTTCACAGTAGGAGAGAGTGGTGCCGTGATCTATAGCGTACTGGGCGAAAAGCAGCAGAACGACAGGGAGAGTTGGTACATGATCGATAGTTCTTTTATTACTACTTTACCAGATACCTGGGGCATCGGGGAGAAGTTCCTGATGCTGCCCATTAACAAATGGGACCAGGAATACCAGGAGGTGCACCTGGGAGGACTAACCTGCGACGGTTACGACTTCTACACCTCGGAAGAACACATCAACGCCGTGTTCCTTCCTAAACTGACAAACGCGAAGGAGCCTTTGTATATAGGTTTCTTCCATACCGGCGCCTACCAGGATCAACTGAGTGGTTACGGAGGTATCAAGCACTGCCTGATCCCTTCCCCGAAACATGTGATAGTAGGGCAGGATAAAAACGGACAATTAAAAGATTGGTTATATGCCAAGGAGCAAACCTCCCAAAGCATGTTAAAGATTTTGGGTTATTAA